A DNA window from Desulfurobacteriaceae bacterium contains the following coding sequences:
- the ricT gene encoding regulatory iron-sulfur-containing complex subunit RicT, which yields MKVIKFKYPDTEKSGLAVGNKDINPSFNKKLIVQTDRGKEIVKVLDVYNLDEKSLKKFEVDLETVYKALREATDDDLQKFFENKLFAISALEVCKEKVEKHSLPMKLVKAYTTLNRERIVFYFTAESRVDFRQLVRDLAAHFKTRIELRQIGVRDEVKMIGAIGMCGRVCCCKDFLECFDSVSLTLARLQGLPPNPGKLSGACGRLMCCLKFEEANYYIKKFLPEVGEEIETVDGKGKVLDINIPLETLTVELEGGTRKHYPIRYFVSQEQWNEYINMLKEKKDDKFRCFSKQNVGINDEDSEEFTESTE from the coding sequence ATGAAGGTCATTAAGTTTAAATATCCCGATACGGAAAAGAGTGGTCTTGCAGTAGGAAACAAAGACATTAATCCAAGTTTTAATAAAAAACTTATAGTTCAAACAGATAGAGGAAAAGAAATAGTAAAAGTCTTAGACGTCTACAACTTAGATGAGAAAAGCCTTAAAAAATTTGAAGTAGATTTGGAAACTGTTTACAAGGCTTTAAGAGAAGCAACCGACGATGATCTTCAGAAGTTTTTCGAAAATAAACTTTTTGCCATTTCTGCTTTAGAGGTTTGCAAAGAGAAAGTAGAAAAACACAGTCTTCCTATGAAACTTGTAAAAGCTTATACAACCTTAAATAGAGAGAGAATTGTTTTTTACTTTACTGCAGAATCAAGAGTTGATTTTAGACAACTTGTCAGGGATTTGGCTGCTCACTTTAAAACAAGAATAGAACTTAGGCAAATTGGAGTAAGAGATGAAGTAAAAATGATTGGTGCCATTGGTATGTGCGGTAGAGTTTGTTGTTGTAAAGATTTCTTAGAATGTTTTGATTCTGTTTCTTTAACTTTGGCAAGACTCCAAGGGCTGCCTCCAAATCCAGGAAAGCTTTCAGGAGCCTGTGGAAGGCTTATGTGCTGTTTAAAGTTTGAGGAAGCCAATTATTACATTAAGAAATTCTTACCAGAGGTTGGAGAAGAAATAGAAACAGTAGACGGAAAAGGAAAGGTTTTGGACATAAACATTCCTCTTGAAACTTTAACCGTTGAACTTGAGGGTGGGACGAGAAAGCACTATCCGATACGTTATTTTGTTAGTCAAGAACAGTGGAACGAGTACATAAATATGCTAAAAGAGAAAAAGGATGATAAGTTTAGGTGTTTCTCAAAACAGAATGTGGGAATTAACGATGAAGATAGTGAAGAGTTTACAGAGTCCACTGAATAA
- a CDS encoding multiheme c-type cytochrome: MKGKLSKLRTGLLAATVAAAMSLCLNTTNAEAALTKISPQTQACIGCHKGMNPSLVQQWGVSKHAGAGVGCYECHQAQKTDKDAMQHFGFTISVIVSPKDCGKCHPQEAKEMMNSHHAKANKFVGSLDNVLGRVVTGEANFNLGCTQCHGSNVEVGKGGKLVVGPWPNMGIGRANPDGSLGACSACHSRHTFSLKQVRQAETCGKCHQGPDHPQMEVWELSKHGIAWKAHESEIEQTLDNAKWVLGEDYYQAPNCVTCHMGATSNGVKATHDVGARISWNLRAPISFLFGGEYDKLKDKRPGLWKKRRAEMQKVCLECHQRPWVEGFYKQLDEYVKLYNEKFALPAKRIIGFLHKKGIIDKTPFNDMVEIDFWHLWHHEGRRGRHGAAMMSPDYAHWHGIYEVALNFYFHLIPDADKAVMNAYKAKKISYRVAKEWKKLKNEILNSIDHKWFKGLPKSELRKIAEYYKKRYGQSATH; this comes from the coding sequence ATGAAGGGGAAGCTCAGCAAGCTTCGCACAGGGCTGCTTGCTGCCACTGTAGCAGCTGCTATGTCTTTATGTCTTAATACTACTAATGCAGAAGCAGCCCTAACAAAAATTTCTCCACAGACACAAGCTTGTATAGGATGTCACAAAGGAATGAACCCATCTCTTGTTCAACAGTGGGGCGTTAGCAAGCACGCAGGTGCTGGTGTAGGATGTTACGAATGTCACCAAGCTCAAAAAACAGACAAGGACGCTATGCAACACTTCGGATTCACAATTTCTGTGATCGTTTCTCCAAAGGATTGTGGCAAGTGTCACCCACAAGAAGCTAAAGAAATGATGAACTCTCACCACGCTAAAGCTAACAAGTTCGTAGGTTCCCTTGACAACGTTCTTGGAAGAGTTGTAACCGGAGAAGCTAACTTTAACCTTGGTTGTACACAGTGTCACGGTTCCAACGTAGAAGTAGGAAAAGGTGGAAAGCTTGTAGTTGGCCCATGGCCAAACATGGGTATCGGTAGAGCTAACCCAGACGGTTCTCTTGGTGCATGTTCTGCATGTCACTCCAGACACACATTCAGCCTAAAGCAAGTAAGACAGGCTGAAACATGTGGTAAGTGTCACCAAGGTCCAGACCACCCACAAATGGAAGTTTGGGAACTTTCTAAACACGGTATCGCTTGGAAAGCCCATGAGTCCGAAATTGAACAAACTCTCGATAACGCTAAGTGGGTTCTTGGTGAAGACTATTACCAAGCTCCAAACTGTGTAACATGTCACATGGGTGCTACATCTAACGGAGTTAAGGCTACTCACGACGTTGGAGCAAGAATTTCTTGGAACCTAAGAGCTCCAATATCCTTCCTCTTTGGTGGAGAGTACGATAAGCTCAAGGACAAGAGACCAGGTCTTTGGAAGAAGAGAAGAGCTGAAATGCAGAAAGTATGTCTTGAATGTCACCAAAGACCTTGGGTTGAAGGATTCTACAAGCAGCTTGACGAATACGTAAAACTTTACAACGAAAAGTTTGCTCTACCTGCTAAGAGAATTATTGGATTCCTCCACAAGAAAGGAATTATAGATAAGACTCCATTTAACGACATGGTAGAAATTGACTTCTGGCACCTCTGGCACCACGAAGGACGTAGAGGAAGACACGGTGCTGCTATGATGTCTCCAGACTATGCTCACTGGCATGGTATCTACGAGGTAGCACTTAACTTCTACTTCCACCTCATACCAGATGCAGACAAAGCTGTTATGAATGCATACAAGGCTAAGAAGATTAGCTACAGAGTTGCTAAGGAATGGAAAAAGCTTAAGAATGAAATTCTCAATTCTATTGACCACAAGTGGTTCAAAGGTCTTCCAAAGTCTGAACTCAGAAAGATTGCTGAATACTACAAGAAGAGATATGGACAAAGTGCTACTCACTAA
- a CDS encoding NapC/NirT family cytochrome c — translation MKEKKTLLVAGTIGFILAGVVAVGTAQMIEATSTPSFCGSCHEMTPMVESWETGSHGPLGNKAGAIRASCTECHLPHGNVVSYLVAKGVSGLNDFIGHVFHGGYKDNTEHWLEKRKERNHYVFISNCKHCHEPLPKNIMHQKMETGEIDGNCLNCHWYVGHGFNFEAKLKEYFEKKKEEHSEG, via the coding sequence GTGAAAGAGAAGAAGACGTTGTTGGTAGCTGGAACAATCGGCTTTATATTAGCAGGAGTAGTGGCTGTTGGAACTGCTCAGATGATTGAAGCAACAAGTACTCCTTCCTTTTGTGGTTCGTGTCATGAAATGACTCCTATGGTCGAATCGTGGGAAACAGGGTCCCACGGACCGCTCGGAAATAAAGCAGGGGCTATTAGAGCTTCTTGTACGGAGTGCCACCTTCCTCACGGAAACGTGGTATCATATTTAGTAGCGAAAGGAGTATCTGGATTAAACGACTTTATTGGTCACGTATTTCATGGAGGATACAAAGATAATACAGAACATTGGCTAGAAAAGAGAAAAGAGAGAAATCACTACGTTTTCATCTCAAACTGCAAACATTGTCATGAACCTCTTCCTAAGAACATAATGCACCAAAAAATGGAAACTGGTGAGATTGACGGCAACTGCCTAAACTGCCATTGGTATGTCGGGCACGGATTTAACTTTGAAGCAAAACTAAAGGAATATTTTGAAAAGAAGAAGGAAGAACACAGCGAGGGTTAA
- a CDS encoding multiheme c-type cytochrome, which yields MKVKILTLLTGFIVSSGLALADQHPMSPEAIKNLPLQQQQCRVCHQAVTPEVYKQWANSKHAVANVRCFQCHGTFEDFHKIPPIEKCAACHFEEVETMKQKAPSMPGMPGMKCWTCHTAHVFQFHGKGVGKTKSAKDFGIK from the coding sequence GTGAAGGTCAAAATTCTAACTCTTCTAACAGGCTTTATAGTAAGTAGTGGACTGGCGTTAGCGGACCAGCATCCTATGTCTCCGGAAGCCATAAAGAATCTACCTTTGCAACAGCAGCAGTGTAGGGTATGTCACCAAGCTGTTACCCCAGAAGTTTACAAGCAGTGGGCAAATTCTAAACATGCTGTTGCCAATGTAAGATGCTTCCAGTGTCATGGAACTTTTGAGGACTTCCACAAGATTCCTCCTATTGAAAAGTGTGCTGCTTGTCACTTCGAAGAAGTAGAAACAATGAAGCAAAAAGCACCAAGTATGCCAGGTATGCCAGGTATGAAATGTTGGACATGTCACACAGCACACGTATTCCAGTTCCATGGTAAAGGTGTAGGAAAGACAAAATCTGCTAAAGATTTTGGTATTAAGTAA
- a CDS encoding molybdopterin-dependent oxidoreductase, with translation MGIGRREFLKKSAALTAASFVGINLKIKANGIGIEEAKAEESLVQIPEEVRKSSAYKVEGGYEWVRGVCRFCGTGCKVWLGFKNGKPAIIRGERSSAINQGFLCMKGMLFYKLFRHPDRLTQPLYRKSKKEPFRPISWEKAFEIIADEMIKAMRKGGYHKNAMGWSGIAYYGSGQCLTEETYLFQKLWRCVGSNHVEGNPRLCMASAVGGYLTSYGADEPAGGFQDLDEADTIFIIGSNTAEAHPIVYRRIMKRKLSNPQEVMVINADPRVSPTSKIADIHLQFKPGTDLALLNAMAYVIIEEGLYDKEFVEKYCSFHAFTKGKDKVPLIGHKVSFEEYKKFISKYTPEYASQICGGNITPDLIRKVARRFATTKTVTIWTMGINQRIRGVWANNLITNLHLLTGNVFKNGADSLSLTGQPNACGGVREGGGLCHILPGHRVVKKKKHREELERIWGVPKGTIPPKPGYHTVKMFSAISYTEEDKKRFPGLKPIYFIWVNETSPLQSLPNVTRFREGFAREDVFVVVTDIFPTRTSELANVILPCAFHFEKTGVYGCTERRSQLTPKAVKAPGQAMPENWIVVKFAEVLARKLRRERGELRRRSRIVYNALVKPYKHVVDKDPWWELPKTIWTEYSQKCTKGKDNDLSGATYEVLLERPDGVQWPAPTVEIARKGGTRRRFVVGLDPIATEEAKKRGLTDWKVIDYGPLHKDSKFWIWCRPYKGAAEEPDAEYPFYLSTGRVIDHWHTASMTGRIPELMADFPTAWVEIHPKDAQRLGIQPGDLVLIETRRGQNIIPARISTDQGPMEGMVFVYWYDQAKDRMINFCTKDAYDPGSKEPEFKICACRIKKYSDARPLKPFLVTLERVRGGYLHNSELDKEQKHPV, from the coding sequence ATGGGAATTGGAAGAAGGGAATTTTTAAAGAAAAGTGCCGCTTTAACAGCAGCATCTTTTGTAGGAATTAACCTTAAGATTAAAGCCAACGGGATTGGAATAGAAGAAGCTAAGGCTGAAGAAAGTCTTGTTCAAATCCCTGAAGAAGTTAGAAAGTCCTCTGCTTACAAGGTAGAAGGCGGATATGAATGGGTAAGGGGAGTTTGTCGTTTCTGTGGAACAGGATGTAAGGTATGGCTCGGTTTCAAGAACGGAAAACCTGCGATCATTCGTGGTGAAAGAAGTTCTGCAATTAACCAAGGTTTCCTCTGTATGAAAGGAATGCTATTCTACAAACTCTTCAGACATCCTGATAGACTAACTCAACCACTTTACAGAAAGAGCAAGAAAGAACCATTTAGACCAATATCCTGGGAAAAAGCTTTTGAGATCATTGCTGACGAAATGATCAAAGCAATGAGGAAGGGTGGCTACCACAAAAATGCAATGGGATGGTCTGGAATTGCGTACTACGGTTCCGGACAGTGTTTAACAGAGGAAACATACCTATTCCAAAAACTTTGGAGATGTGTAGGTTCCAACCACGTTGAAGGAAACCCAAGACTTTGTATGGCATCTGCAGTTGGTGGATACCTAACATCTTATGGAGCAGACGAACCTGCTGGAGGATTTCAAGATTTAGATGAAGCTGATACCATCTTTATTATCGGTTCCAACACTGCAGAAGCTCACCCAATTGTTTATAGAAGAATAATGAAAAGAAAGCTCTCCAACCCACAGGAAGTTATGGTTATTAACGCAGATCCTAGAGTTTCTCCAACTTCTAAGATTGCTGATATTCATTTACAGTTTAAGCCGGGAACAGACCTTGCCCTCCTCAACGCAATGGCATATGTAATCATAGAGGAAGGTCTTTACGATAAAGAGTTTGTAGAAAAATATTGTTCCTTCCACGCATTCACAAAAGGAAAGGACAAAGTTCCGCTAATCGGACACAAAGTTTCTTTTGAAGAGTATAAGAAGTTCATCTCCAAGTACACTCCAGAATACGCTTCTCAAATATGCGGTGGAAACATCACTCCTGACCTCATCAGAAAAGTTGCAAGGAGATTTGCGACTACTAAGACAGTAACTATTTGGACAATGGGAATCAACCAGAGAATTAGAGGCGTATGGGCTAACAACCTGATTACAAACCTCCATCTTTTAACTGGAAACGTCTTTAAAAACGGTGCAGATTCTCTATCCCTCACAGGACAGCCAAACGCGTGTGGTGGTGTTAGGGAAGGTGGTGGACTTTGCCACATCTTGCCTGGACACAGAGTGGTTAAGAAGAAAAAGCACAGAGAAGAACTTGAAAGAATCTGGGGAGTTCCAAAGGGAACAATTCCTCCAAAGCCAGGATACCACACTGTTAAGATGTTCTCTGCTATCTCTTATACAGAAGAAGACAAGAAGAGATTCCCAGGTCTTAAACCTATCTACTTCATTTGGGTAAACGAAACATCTCCACTTCAATCTCTACCTAACGTTACAAGATTCCGCGAAGGATTTGCAAGAGAAGACGTTTTTGTTGTAGTAACCGATATCTTCCCAACAAGAACCTCTGAACTTGCAAACGTAATCCTTCCTTGTGCATTCCACTTTGAGAAGACTGGAGTTTATGGTTGTACAGAACGTCGTTCACAGTTAACTCCAAAGGCTGTTAAGGCTCCAGGACAAGCAATGCCTGAAAACTGGATCGTTGTTAAGTTTGCAGAAGTTCTCGCAAGGAAGTTAAGAAGAGAAAGAGGTGAACTCAGAAGAAGATCTAGAATCGTCTACAATGCTCTTGTTAAACCTTATAAACATGTTGTAGACAAGGATCCATGGTGGGAGCTTCCAAAAACTATCTGGACTGAATACTCTCAAAAGTGTACAAAAGGAAAAGACAACGATCTTTCCGGTGCTACTTACGAAGTGCTTCTTGAAAGACCGGACGGAGTCCAGTGGCCAGCTCCAACCGTTGAAATTGCAAGAAAAGGAGGAACAAGAAGAAGATTCGTTGTTGGTCTTGATCCAATCGCAACAGAAGAAGCGAAAAAACGTGGACTTACAGACTGGAAAGTTATCGACTACGGACCTCTCCACAAGGACAGCAAGTTCTGGATCTGGTGTAGACCTTACAAGGGGGCAGCTGAAGAACCTGATGCTGAATATCCATTCTATCTATCCACAGGTAGGGTAATTGACCACTGGCATACAGCATCTATGACAGGACGTATTCCAGAGCTTATGGCAGACTTCCCAACAGCCTGGGTAGAAATCCATCCAAAAGATGCACAAAGACTCGGAATTCAACCTGGAGATCTTGTTCTCATAGAGACTCGCCGTGGACAGAACATCATTCCTGCAAGAATCTCTACAGATCAAGGTCCAATGGAAGGAATGGTATTTGTTTACTGGTATGACCAAGCTAAAGACAGAATGATCAACTTCTGTACAAAAGACGCTTATGACCCAGGTTCCAAAGAGCCTGAATTTAAGATCTGTGCATGTCGTATCAAGAAGTATTCTGATGCACGTCCATTAAAGCCATTCCTCG